A region from the Gossypium hirsutum isolate 1008001.06 chromosome A08, Gossypium_hirsutum_v2.1, whole genome shotgun sequence genome encodes:
- the LOC107926973 gene encoding copper chaperone for superoxide dismutase, chloroplastic/cytosolic has protein sequence MAFLRSLTPATATAIAAASASASASALPAAFVFSSSSSSSSFSSSRNSSHFPNAKSLPFLSSPPNRLGLTRNFATSPTALNMDSPSTHHNPSQENGSLPDLLTEYMVDMKCEGCITAVKNKLQTVDGVKSVEVDLSNQVVRILGNSPVKTMNEALEQTGRKARLIGQGVPEDFLVSAAVAEFKGPQIFGVVRLAQVSMELARIEASFSGLSPGKHGWSINEFGDLTRGAASTGKVFNPSNEGTAKQPIGDLGTLDVDKNGEAFYTGVKQQLRVADLIGRSIAVYETEDRSDPGLTAAVIARSAGVGENYKKICACDGTTIWEASDKDFVTSKV, from the exons ATGGCATTTTTAAGGTCGCTGACCCCTGCCACTGCCACTGCCATAGCCGCTGCCTCTGCCTCTGCCTCTGCCTCTGCTCTGCCTGCCGCCtttgttttctcttcttcttcttcttcttcttccttctccTCTTCTCGCAATTCTTCTCATTTCCCCAACGCAAAAAGCCTCCCTTTCCTCTCTTCACCACCCAATCGCTTAGGCCTTACAAGGAACTTCGCGACCTCTCCCACTGCTCTTAACATGGATTCTCCCTCTACTCATCACAACCCATCTCAG GAAAATGGGTCCTTGCCTGACCTTCTT ACTGAGTATATGGTGGATATGAAATGTGAAGGTTGTATTACTGCGGTCAAGAATAAGCTACAAACAGTTGATG GAGTCAAGAGTGTGGAAGTTGACTTGAGCAATCAAGTGGTGAGAATACTTGGTAATTCGCCTGTGAAAACCATGAATGAAGCATTGGAGCAGACTGGTCGAAAAGCTAGATTAATAGGTCAAGGAGTGCCAGAAG ACTTTTTAGTTTCTGCAGCTGTTGCTGAGTTCAAAGGGCCACAAATTTTTGGTGTGGTTCGATTGGCTCAAGTGAGTATGGAACTGGCTAGGATTGAAGCCAGTTTTAGTGGTCTGTCACCTGGAAAACACGGTTGGTCAATTAATGAATTTGGTGATCTGACAAGAGGTGCTGCAAGTACAGGGAAAGTGTTTAATCCATCAAATGAAGGAACTGCTAAACAG CCAATTGGCGACCTGGGAACTCTAGATGTGGATAAGAATGGTGAAGCCTTTTACACTGGTGTCAAACAGCAACTCAGGGTTGCTGATCTCATTGGGCGGTCAATAGCTGTTTATGAGACTGAAGATAGATCGGATCCAGGTCTGACGGCTGCAGTGATAGCCCGAAGTGCTGGGGTTGGTGAAAACTACAAGAAGATATGTGCATGTGACGGTACCACCATCTGGGAAGCAAGTGACAAAGATTTTGTCACCAGTAAGGTCTAA
- the LOC107926971 gene encoding subtilisin-like protease yields MKRRSTKLVPEMGAICLVNLVFMFIVPLAVASKENGKSSLSTYIVHLKKPKGVFAQAVDLDGWYRSFLPVTIPGQRTRMVFSYRNVVTGFAAKLTAEEAEAMKRKEGIKSVWPEKVYSLHTTHSPDFMGLQQSLGFWNQSNYGRGVIIGVLDTGITPGHPSFSDEGMPPQPAKWKGKCEFEGGCNNKLIGARSFVEGEVGPPADEEGHGTHTASTAGGNFVKGANVFGNANGTASGMAPLAHLAMYKVCGAGCSESAILAAMDAAVEDGVDVLSLSLGGGSIPFYMDSIALGAFTAIQKGVFVSCSAGNEGPSYGTLSNEAPWILTVGASTIDRSIAAVPKLGNGLTFDGESLYQPNDFPSTLLPLVYSGANGKAASAFCAPGSLKDVDVKGKVVLCERGGDIGRIDKGQEVKDNGGAAMILMNDKLNGFSTIADPHVLPATHVGYETGLSIQKYINSTMNATATIIFKGTVLGKQTAPEVTSFSSRGPSLQSFGILKPDIIGPGVSILAAWPVSVENKTNTNSTFNMISGTSMSCPHLSGIAALLKSSHPDWSPAAIKSAIMTTASLVNLGGNPIVDETNTTADIFATGAGHVNPSKANDPGLIYDIQPDDYIPYLCGLNYTDEEVGTIVQQTVNCSSESIIAEAELNYPSFSILLAESGGSQTYTRTVMNVGPASSSYTYEVFVPAGVDVSVKPEEIVFTDVNQKQTYSVTFSRQKNISLPFSQGLLKWVSAQHDVNTPIVAIFE; encoded by the coding sequence ATGAAGAGAAGAAGTACTAAACTGGTGCCAGAAATGGGTGCTATTTGTTTAGTTAATCTTGTTTTCATGTTTATTGTTCCTCTAGCAGTGGCTAGCAAAGAAAATGGGAAAAGCAGCTTGTCAACTTACATTGTTCACCTTAAGAAACCAAAGGGAGTCTTTGCACAAGCAGTAGATTTGGATGGTTGGTATCGATCATTCCTTCCGGTTACCATCCCCGGCCAGAGGACACGGATGGTTTTTTCGTATCGAAATGTGGTTACAGGATTTGCTGCAAAGCTAACAGCAGAGGAAGCAGAAGCAATGAAAAGAAAGGAAGGGATCAAATCTGTTTGGCCTGAGAAAGTATATTCTCTACATACAACACATAGTCCTGACTTCATGGGTTTGCAGCAAAGTCTTGGGTTTTGGAACCAATCAAATTATGGTAGGGGAGTCATAATTGGGGTTTTAGACACTGGAATAACCCCGGGTCACCCTTCATTCAGTGACGAAGGAATGCCGCCCCAACCAGCGAAATGGAAGGGGAAATGTGAGTTTGAAGGGGGATGCAATAACAAGCTGATTGGGGCAAGAAGTTTTGTAGAAGGTGAGGTTGGGCCACCGGCTGACGAGGAAGGTCATGGCACTCACACAGCAAGCACAGCTGGTGGCAATTTTGTGAAGGGTGCAAATGTTTTTGGCAATGCCAATGGCACAGCAAGTGGGATGGCACCTTTAGCTCACTTGGCAATGTACAAAGTATGTGGAGCGGGTTGTTCTGAAAGTGCAATATTGGCTGCAATGGACGCCGCTGTTGAGGATGGAGTGGATGTCCTCTCACTTTCATTAGGTGGTGGTTCAATTCCCTTCTATATGGACTCAATTGCCTTGGGTGCATTTACAGCAATTCAGAAGGGTGTATTTGTGAGCTGCTCAGCTGGAAACGAAGGTCCTTCCTATGGTACCTTATCAAATGAGGCTCCATGGATTCTTACAGTCGGAGCAAGCACCATTGACAGGAGCATAGCAGCTGTACCAAAGCTAGGGAATGGATTAACTTTTGATGGTGAATCCCTTTATCAGCCTAATGATTTCCCTTCAACTTTACTGCCTCTTGTATATTCAGGGGCAAATGGCAAGGCAGCATCGGCATTTTGCGCCCCGGGGTCATTGAAAGATGTTGATGTCAAAGGAAAAGTGGTTCTGTGTGAAAGAGGTGGCGATATAGGAAGAATTGACAAAGGCCAAGAAGTAAAAGACAATGGTGGCGCTGCCATGATCCTCATGAATGACAAACTTAATGGTTTCAGCACCATAGCTGATCCTCACGTACTTCCTGCAACCCATGTGGGTTACGAGACTGGTTTGAGCATCCAAAAGTATATAAACTCGACCATGAATGCAACAGCTACAATCATATTCAAAGGTACAGTACTAGGAAAGCAAACTGCTCCTGAAGTCACTTCTTTCTCCTCAAGAGGCCCAAGTTTGCAAAGCTTTGGGATCCTGAAACCAGATATAATTGGTCCTGGTGTAAGCATTCTAGCTGCATGGCCAGTTTCAgtagaaaacaaaacaaatacaaactcaacattcaacaTGATTTCTGGCACTTCAATGTCTTGTCCTCATCTCAGTGGCATTGCTGCTTTACTCAAAAGCTCTCATCCAGATTGGTCTCCAGCTGCTATAAAATCTGCGATCATGACTACAGCTAGCTTGGTTAACCTGGGAGGTAACCCCATTGTTGATGAAACAAACACTACTGCTGATATCTTCGCGACTGGTGCCGGCCATGTTAACCCATCTAAAGCAAACGACCCTGGCCTTATCTATGATATCCAACCTGATGATTATATCCCTTATTTATGTGGCTTGAATTACACTGACGAGGAGGTAGGAACAATTGTGCAACAAACGGTGAACTGTTCCAGTGAATCAATAATAGCTGAAGCTGAGCTAAACTATCCCTCATTTTCTATATTATTGGCGGAATCTGGTGGTTCTCAGACATATACGAGAACGGTGATGAATGTTGGACCAGCAAGCTCATCCTATACCTATGAAGTGTTTGTCCCAGCAGGGGTGGATGTTAGTGTAAAACCGGAAGAGATTGTTTTCACAGACGTGAACCAAAAGCAAACCTACTCGGTTACATTTAGCAGGCAAAAGAATATCTCCTTGCCATTTTCCCAAGGACTTTTAAAGTGGGTTTCTGCTCAACATGATGTTAACACCCCAATTGTTGCCATATTTGAATAA
- the LOC107926974 gene encoding geraniol 8-hydroxylase, with amino-acid sequence MDLLSWLMYLVSYVILFQALHAITRKLGRRAKLPPGPPTIPIFGNLFQLGDNPHKSLAKLASVHGDIMTLKLGQITTVVFSSATMAKEILQKHDAVSCNRTVPDAIRALRHHEVGLPWMPASTTWRNHRKICNLHIFASHRLDANQYLRRTKVEQLLADVRHSSRIGEAVEIRQAAFKTTLSFMSNTIFSIDLSDSSQTSEEFREIVQGILEELRKPNFADYFPIANLDLQGNRRRMTIHLRKIMDLFDNLIDERVELRRMSDYVSTNDLSDTLLQLSQENNQELDKNQIKHLILVLFIAATETTTSTIEGAMAELLHNPQALLEARRELKQIIGKGNLVEESNVTCLPYLQAIVKETLRLHPPAPFLIPRKAEADIEVHNFVVPKGAQVFINAWVIGRDPNFWEEPDLFRPERFIRSEMDVKGNDFGLIPFGGGRRICPGLPLAMRMLHSMLGTLIHSFDWELEDGVAPENLNMDEKFHFVLQKAQPLRSIPHSI; translated from the exons ATGGATCTCTTGAGTTGGTTAATGTACCTTGTTTCCTACGTGATCTTGTTTCAAGCCCTCCATGCAATCACAAGAAAATTGGGAAGAAGGGCCAAGCTTCCGCCTGGTCCACCAACAATTCCCATCTTCGGGAACCTCTTTCAGCTTGGTGATAATCCCCATAAGTCTCTTGCCAAACTTGCCTCGGTTCATGGGGACATCATGACTTTGAAACTTGGGCAAATAACTACTGTAGTTTTCTCGTCTGCAACGATGGCCAAAGAAATCCTCCAAAAGCATGATGCCGTATCTTGTAACCGAACCGTTCCTGATGCCATTCGTGCCCTTCGACACCACGAAGTCGGATTGCCTTGGATGCCTGCTTCAACCACATGGAGAAATCATAGGAAAATCTGCAATTTGCACATTTTTGCTAGTCATAGACTTGACGCTAACCAATACTTGAGGCGCACCAAAGTAGAACAACTCCTCGCTGATGTTCGTCATAGTTCCCGCATCGGAGAAGCTGTTGAGATACGCCAAGCTGCTTTTAAAACTACGCTTAGTTTTATGTCAAATACTATTTTCTCTATTGATTTATCCGACTCTTCTCAAACTTCTGAGGAGTTCCGAGAAATTGTGCAGGGTATCTTGGAAGAGTTAAGAAAACCCAACTTTGCTGATTATTTCCCTATTGCTAATCTTGACTTGCAGGGCAATAGGC gtcGAATGACAATTCATTTAAGAAAGATTATGGATCTTTTCGACAATTTGATCGATGAGCGGGTGGAGTTGAGAAGGATGAGTGATTATGTATCAACTAATGATTTATCGGATACTCTTCTCCAACTCAGTCAAGAAAACAACCAAGAGCTTGACAAAAATCAGATCAAACATTTGATTCTG GTTTTATTTATAGCGGCAACTGAGACAACTACAAGTACAATAGAAGGGGCAATGGCAGAATTACTCCATAACCCCCAAGCTTTACTGGAAGCCCGGAGAGAACTTAAACAAATAATTGGCAAAGGGAACCTGGTGGAGGAATCCAATGTTACTTGTTTACCTTATTTGCAAGCAATTGTCAAGGAAACATTGAGGTTACATCCTCCAGCTCCTTTTTTAATCCCTCGAAAAGCTGAAGCAGATATTGAGGTTCATAACTTCGTGGTTCCAAAGGGCGCACAAGTGTTTATCAACGCATGGGTTATAGGTCGAGATCCCAATTTTTGGGAGGAGCCCGACTTGTTTCGACCAGAAAGGTTCATAAGATCAGAAATGGATGTTAAAGGAAATGACTTTGGACTGATTCCATTCGGAGGTGGGCGACGAATTTGCCCTGGATTGCCATTGGCCATGAGAATGTTGCACTCAATGTTGGGTACACTTATTCATTCATTTGATTGGGAACTTGAAGATGGAGTTGCACCCGAAAACTTAAACATGGATGAAAAGTTTCACTTTGTTTTACAGAAAGCTCAACCATTAAGATCTATCCCACATTCAATTTGA
- the LOC107926970 gene encoding subtilisin-like protease 4 produces MDMSYFICFIFLFNFHSLIVRGSKFSSAKEIEKNKLQTYIVRVEQPDVGVLGQSDNLDVESWHKSFLPLHTASSDTQPRMVYSYKMVISGFAARLTEEEVQAMGTKKGFISAHPQRILRKQTTHTPRFLGLQQELGIWKESNFGKGVIIGVLDGGVLLDHPSFSDEGMPPPPEKWKGKCEFTACNNKIIGGRSFNIDGNMTKGKVVEPPNDEDGHGTHTASTAAGRFVNYADVLGNAKGMAAGMAPLAHLAIYKVCFGEDCAESNILAALDAAIEEGVDVLSLSLGEEAVPFFQDSIAIGGFAAMKNGIFVSCSAGNSGPSNTTLSNEAPWLLTVGASTIDRKIVATAKLGNGEEFDGESVFQPNDFPSKLLQLVYAGMNGKQESALCGEGTLKGIDVKGKVVLCERGGGIARIAKGLEVKNAGGAAMILMNQETDGFSVSADVHVLPATHVSYAAGLKIKAYLNSTAAPTATILFRGTVLRDLSSPSVASFSSRGPSLASPGILKPDIIGPGVNILAAWPFPLDNNMNSKSTFNIMSGTSMSCPHLSGIAALLKSSHPTWSPAAIKSAMMTSTDLFNTGGKLIVDETLQPADMFATGAGHVNPSRADKPGLIYDIQPDDYIPYLCGLGYKDEEVGIIAHRSVKCSEKPSIPEGELNYPSFSIKLGPSQTYTRTVTNVGEANSAYEVNVWAPKGIDVIVKPSTLYFTEINQKATYSVTFTRVDSTYKTGEYTQGFIKWVSAKYSVRSPIAVMFE; encoded by the coding sequence ATGGATATGAGTTACTTCATCTGTTTCATTTTCCTGTTCAACTTTCATTCCTTGATTGTTCGAGGAAGTAAATTTTCttctgcaaaagagattgaaaagaaTAAGTTGCAGACTTACATTGTCCGAGTTGAGCAGCCTGATGTAGGAGTTCTTGGACAATCAGACAATCTGGATGTAGAAAGCTGGCACAAATCTTTTCTTCCATTGCATACTGCAAGCTCAGATACGCAGCCAAGGATGGTTTATTCGTACAAAATGGTCATCAGCGGCTTTGCAGCTAGACTGACAGAGGAGGAAGTGCAAGCCATGGGAACAAAAAAGGGGTTTATCTCAGCACATCCTCAAAGGATACTGCGTAAACAGACAACACACACTCCTCGTTTCTTGGGGCTGCAACAGGAACTGGGAATTTGGAAagaatcaaattttggaaaaggTGTGATAATTGGCGTGCTGGATGGTGGAGTTTTGCTTGACCATCCTTCATTCAGTGATGAAGGAATGCCACCTCCACCggaaaaatggaaaggaaaatgtGAATTTACAGCCTGCAACAACAAAATAATTGGCGGAAGGTCCTTCAATATTGATGGAAATATGACCAAGGGAAAGGTGGTTGAACCACCTAATGATGAAGATGGACATGGGACTCACACAGCTAGCACTGCTGCAGGTCGGTTTGTAAACTATGCTGATGTGCTGGGAAATGCCAAGGGTATGGCCGCAGGGATGGCACCACTTGCTCACCTGGCAATTTATAAAGTATGCTTCGGAGAAGACTGTGCAGAGAGCAACATACTAGCTGCATTGGATGCCGCTATTGAGGAAGGTGTCGATGTGCTTTCACTTTCTCTCGGGGAAGAAGCCGTTCCCTTTTTCCAGGACAGCATAGCCATAGGCGGATTTGCAGCAATGAAGAATGGAATATTTGTTAGTTGCTCAGCTGGAAATTCTGGCCCTTCCAACACCACATTGTCAAATGAAGCCCCATGGCTTCTCACAGTGGGAGCAAGCACCATAGATCGAAAAATTGTAGCCACGGCAAAGCTTGGAAATGGAGAAGAATTTGATGGAGAATCCGTTTTCCAACCCAATGACTTTCCTTCCAAGCTGTTGCAACTTGTTTATGCCGGCATGAATGGTAAACAAGAGTCTGCATTGTGCGGCGAGGGAACATTGAAAGGTATAGATGTCAAAGGCAAGGTGGTTTTATGTGAAAGAGGTGGTGGAATAGCAAGAATTGCTAAAGGACTGGAAGTGAAAAATGCTGGTGGTGCTGCTATGATTCTTATGAATCAAGAAACCGATGGCTTCAGTGTTTCAGCCGATGTTCATGTTCTTCCAGCAACCCATGTAAGCTATGCTGCTGGGTTGAAGATAAAAGCTTATTTAAATTCAACAGCAGCACCTACAGCGACAATCTTATTTAGAGGAACCGTCTTAAGAGACCTGTCATCTCCCTCTGTTGCTTCCTTTTCGTCAAGAGGCCCCAGCCTGGCGAGCCCTGGCATCCTGAAACCGGACATTATAGGCCCTGGCGTGAATATTCTGGCAGCATGGCCATTTCCTCTTGACAATAACATGAACTCAAAATCCACTTTCAATATAATGTCTGGCACATCAATGTCATGCCCTCATCTCAGTGGCATTGCAGCCTTACTCAAGAGCTCTCATCCTACTTGGTCACCAGCTGCCATTAAATCTGCTATGATGACTTCTACTGACCTATTCAATACCGGAGGCAAACTCATTGTTGATGAAACACTTCAACCTGCCGATATGTTTGCTACTGGTGCTGGCCATGTTAATCCGTCCAGGGCAGATAAACCAGGATTGATTTATGATATCCAACCAGATGATTATATTCCATATCTTTGCGGTTTGGGCTACAAAGATGAGGAAGTTGGTATAATTGCACATAGATCAGTCAAGTGCTCAGAAAAACCAAGTATACCGGAAGGAGAGCTAAACTATCCTTCATTTTCCATCAAACTCGGACCATCTCAGACATACACAAGGACTGTGACAAATGTTGGTGAGGCAAATTCAGCCTATGAAGTTAACGTTTGGGCCCCAAAAGGGATTGATGTGATTGTGAAGCCTAGTACACTATACTTCACAGAGATAAACCAGAAGGCAACTTACTCGGTAACATTTACTCGAGTTGATTCAACTTATAAAACAGGTGAATACACTCAAGGGTTCATCAAATGGGTGTCTGCTAAATACTCTGTTAGGAGCCCAATCGCAGTAATGTTTGAGTAA